A genomic stretch from Pseudomonas mendocina includes:
- the lapD gene encoding cyclic di-GMP receptor LapD encodes MSLLKQLFIAICLLLAVAFTGSFIVGVESSREQQLSQLRSHAQDAATALGLSLTPHVDDMAMSELMISSIFDSGYFASIRLIRIPDDEVLVERHISDTSAETVPAWFSRLINLQPQPGDALIMRGWEQAARVEVISHPNFALARLWDSAIGTLLWLLLCGVISALVGGWLLRKQLSPLDKMVQQAQAISRREFLTLNKVPRTPELKRVVSAMNQMVDKLKTLFAEEASRSEKLREEAYQDSITGLANRRQFDISLTNRLDTSEQNTEGYLFLLRVNDLAGLNQRFGGQHTDALIAAIGELFKRMLSQHQRTGWLASRSRGGEFSLLAPGLGSEEAEQLANDLNEGLQTLLQTGASDCNPVAHVGITTFRPGEEPAQVIGRADQALAQAQSQNDGERNWAHLDDFSAQPTQSLHEWREWIDEALTQGKLQLYFQPVIQCAERSKLLHHKVLARLLDPQGEAIAAGRFLPWIERLGWAHRFDLAMLKHSLTHLQQHPAPLALSLSSATVRDPQAFSALIELLRQYPQQTAQLTLELDERHLPPPAELDQLSRRVRECGCNLGLQHFGGRFSLIGNLTHLGLAYLKLDGAYIRAIDQESDKRLFIEAVFRATNSIDLPLIAEMVETEGEFAVLKELGLYGAMGRLLGAPEPWKS; translated from the coding sequence ATGTCATTGCTCAAACAGCTTTTTATCGCCATCTGCCTATTATTGGCGGTGGCTTTTACCGGCAGCTTTATCGTCGGCGTAGAAAGCTCGCGTGAACAACAGCTCAGCCAGCTGCGCTCCCACGCGCAGGATGCGGCCACAGCCCTGGGGCTTTCCCTGACCCCGCATGTGGATGACATGGCCATGTCCGAACTAATGATCAGCTCGATCTTCGACAGCGGTTACTTCGCCAGCATCCGCCTGATTCGCATTCCCGACGATGAGGTTCTAGTAGAACGCCACATATCGGACACAAGCGCAGAAACCGTTCCGGCATGGTTTAGTCGATTAATCAACTTGCAGCCCCAACCCGGTGACGCCCTGATCATGCGTGGCTGGGAACAGGCCGCCCGCGTTGAGGTTATCAGCCACCCGAACTTTGCCCTGGCTCGTCTTTGGGACAGCGCCATTGGCACTTTGCTCTGGTTGTTGCTGTGTGGCGTCATCAGTGCGCTAGTGGGAGGATGGTTGCTACGCAAGCAACTGAGCCCACTCGACAAGATGGTTCAACAAGCTCAGGCCATCAGCCGCCGCGAATTTCTCACCCTGAACAAAGTACCGCGCACCCCTGAACTCAAGCGCGTTGTAAGCGCCATGAATCAGATGGTCGACAAACTCAAGACACTTTTTGCTGAAGAAGCCTCACGCAGCGAGAAGCTGCGCGAAGAAGCCTACCAGGACAGCATCACTGGCCTGGCAAACCGCCGCCAATTCGACATCAGCCTGACCAACCGACTCGACACCAGCGAGCAAAACACCGAAGGCTACCTGTTCCTGCTCCGGGTAAATGATCTGGCCGGTCTCAACCAGCGCTTTGGCGGCCAGCACACCGATGCGCTGATTGCCGCCATCGGCGAACTCTTCAAACGCATGCTTAGCCAACATCAACGCACCGGCTGGCTGGCATCACGCAGCCGTGGCGGTGAGTTCAGTTTGCTCGCCCCCGGCTTAGGCAGTGAGGAAGCTGAACAGCTGGCTAATGACCTTAATGAAGGCCTACAGACCTTGCTGCAAACCGGCGCTAGCGATTGCAATCCGGTTGCTCATGTCGGGATAACCACATTCCGCCCCGGTGAAGAACCTGCTCAAGTTATCGGCCGGGCCGATCAGGCACTGGCTCAGGCTCAGTCACAAAATGACGGCGAACGTAACTGGGCACATCTGGATGACTTCAGTGCACAACCCACCCAGAGCCTTCACGAATGGCGCGAATGGATTGATGAGGCTCTTACCCAGGGCAAATTGCAGCTGTACTTTCAGCCTGTAATTCAATGCGCCGAACGCAGCAAGCTGCTGCACCATAAGGTACTGGCACGCTTGCTTGATCCTCAGGGTGAAGCCATTGCCGCGGGCCGTTTTCTGCCGTGGATTGAGCGTTTGGGCTGGGCGCATCGCTTTGACTTGGCCATGCTGAAACATAGCCTGACTCATCTTCAGCAACATCCAGCGCCATTAGCTTTGAGCTTGTCCAGCGCCACTGTGCGTGATCCTCAAGCCTTCAGCGCACTGATTGAATTGTTGAGGCAGTATCCTCAACAGACGGCTCAGCTGACCTTGGAGTTGGATGAACGCCATCTGCCGCCGCCCGCTGAGCTTGACCAGCTAAGCCGACGCGTTCGGGAATGCGGCTGCAACTTGGGCCTGCAACACTTCGGCGGGCGCTTCAGCTTGATCGGCAACCTGACCCACTTGGGTCTGGCCTACCTGAAACTGGACGGGGCTTACATCCGCGCAATTGATCAGGAAAGCGATAAACGCCTGTTTATTGAAGCCGTATTCCGCGCCACCAACAGCATCGACCTGCCACTGATTGCAGAGATGGTTGAAACCGAGGGTGAGTTTGCTGTGCTGAAGGAGCTGGGCCTTTACGGCGCCATGGGCCGTCTG
- the lapG gene encoding cysteine protease LapG: protein MQACQTTCGWLQRFQAALLGCCILLLGLASAVANWDFGLIIQNAERQYGSLGSGKQRILDWEEQIKASLSTKEREQLNDINRFFNRQVRFSDDINVWRQKDYWATPVEMLVKGSGDCEDYSIAKYFTLRRLGIPSEKLRITYVKALNYNQAHMVLTYYATPTSEPLVLDNLINDILPASQRRDLLPVYSFNAEGLYLPGSNNKKSDTKKLSRWQDLLRKMRTEGFAIGEG from the coding sequence ATGCAGGCCTGCCAGACTACATGCGGATGGCTTCAGCGCTTCCAAGCGGCGCTGCTGGGCTGCTGCATTCTGCTACTGGGCCTTGCCAGTGCAGTTGCCAACTGGGATTTCGGCCTGATCATCCAAAATGCAGAGAGACAGTACGGCAGCCTTGGCAGCGGCAAACAGCGAATACTCGATTGGGAAGAACAGATCAAAGCCAGCCTGAGCACTAAAGAAAGAGAACAGCTCAACGACATCAACCGTTTTTTTAATCGCCAGGTTCGCTTCTCTGACGACATAAACGTCTGGCGGCAAAAAGATTATTGGGCCACCCCCGTGGAAATGCTGGTGAAGGGCTCGGGTGACTGCGAAGACTACTCCATCGCCAAATACTTCACCCTGCGCCGCCTGGGGATCCCCAGCGAAAAGCTGCGCATCACCTACGTTAAGGCATTGAATTACAACCAGGCGCACATGGTGCTGACTTACTACGCCACGCCCACCTCTGAGCCTTTGGTGCTGGATAACCTGATTAACGACATTCTACCGGCCTCACAGCGCAGAGATCTGCTGCCTGTTTACTCCTTCAATGCTGAAGGCCTGTATCTACCGGGTTCCAATAACAAAAAAAGCGACACTAAAAAACTTTCGCGTTGGCAAGATCTGCTCAGAAAAATGCGAACTGAAGGCTTCGCCATTGGCGAAGGCTAG
- a CDS encoding YbaN family protein translates to MARQIQKQRNPLIRYALLAVGWLSVVLGVIGIFLPVLPTTPFLLLAAACFMRSSERFYLWLINHRHLGPWIVDYLEGQGIPLKGKVYAIGLMWLSISISCYVVPLFWARLFMLTSAILVTIYILRQKTLSKR, encoded by the coding sequence ATGGCGCGACAAATCCAAAAACAGCGTAATCCGCTGATTCGCTACGCTCTGCTGGCCGTTGGCTGGCTGAGCGTCGTGTTGGGCGTCATCGGCATCTTCCTGCCTGTCCTGCCAACGACGCCCTTCCTGTTGCTTGCCGCTGCCTGCTTTATGCGCAGCTCAGAGCGGTTTTATTTGTGGCTGATCAACCACCGCCACCTTGGCCCGTGGATTGTTGACTACCTTGAGGGGCAAGGCATTCCACTCAAGGGTAAGGTCTACGCCATCGGGCTGATGTGGTTGAGCATCAGTATTTCCTGTTACGTGGTCCCGCTGTTCTGGGCACGCCTGTTCATGCTTACCAGCGCCATTCTGGTAACCATCTATATCCTCAGACAAAAGACCCTGAGCAAACGCTAA
- a CDS encoding YecA family protein, with protein sequence MSFAEQLSRLQAFLDADELHEEALDYIAAHGYLTALSICPEKVPEREWIDALFSETPKYRDDAQREEIEGTLIQLQAHIARQLASDDDPEVPCDLDLGDDPDESELRGWCIGFMEGVFLREAVWFDDAEDEVSELLLPIMVGSGLFDEQPEFADIARDRDLVDSMVDQIPDVLTALFLLCNAPEEKPALLKPRHH encoded by the coding sequence ATGTCCTTCGCCGAGCAACTCTCCCGCCTTCAAGCCTTCCTCGATGCTGACGAGTTGCATGAAGAAGCGCTGGACTACATTGCCGCCCACGGCTATCTGACTGCCCTCTCGATCTGCCCGGAGAAAGTCCCGGAGCGCGAGTGGATCGACGCGCTTTTCTCGGAAACACCGAAATACCGTGACGATGCCCAGCGCGAAGAAATCGAAGGCACCTTGATCCAGCTGCAAGCTCACATCGCCCGCCAACTGGCCAGTGATGATGACCCTGAAGTTCCATGCGACTTGGACCTGGGTGATGATCCTGATGAGTCCGAACTGCGCGGCTGGTGCATTGGTTTTATGGAAGGTGTCTTCTTGCGCGAAGCCGTATGGTTTGACGATGCTGAAGATGAAGTCAGCGAACTGCTGTTGCCGATCATGGTTGGTTCCGGCTTGTTCGATGAGCAACCTGAGTTTGCCGATATCGCCCGTGACCGCGACTTGGTAGACAGCATGGTCGACCAAATCCCAGACGTGCTGACCGCCCTCTTCTTGCTGTGCAATGCACCGGAAGAGAAACCTGCGCTGCTGAAGCCCCGTCACCACTAA
- the recQ gene encoding DNA helicase RecQ: protein MLDQAQRILKDVFGYDSFRGRQGAIIERVASGGDALVLMPTGGGKSLCFQVPALLRDGLAVVVSPLIALMEDQVATLNELGVAAVALNSSLSTEEQIEIAGRIRRGEIKLLYVAPERLVQPRMLSFLEGLEIALFAIDEAHCVSQWGHDFRPEYLQLGQLAELFPDVPRIALTATADMRTREEIVQRLHLQSAERFLSSFDRPNIFYRIVPKEQPRKQLLSFLTPRKGDAGIIYCLSRKKVEEVASFLCDQGFPALPYHAGLSNDLRAYHQRRFLNEEGLIMVATIAFGMGIDKPNVRFVAHMDLPKSLEAYYQETGRAGRDGLPADAWMTYGLQDVIFLKQMLNNSEGDERHKRIEQHKLDAMLALCEETRCRRQALLKYFDEELEKPCGHCDNCVDAIQTWDATEPARQALSAIYRTGQRFGVGHLVDVLQGRENDKVRDLGHQHLSVFGIGKSMNDGEWRSLFRQLVSRGLVELDLEGFGGLRLSDSCRPLLKGEVSLQLRRDLKPQQSAKASGSAASQLVRSDEKTLWEALRTLRRKLAEEHSVPPYVIFPDATLLEMLRSKPSTLPEMAQVSGVGARKLERYGEAFLEVLNGGEETPRAVADLRHELVSLARAGMTPAQIASQLSCTEKSVYSMLADAIGRQQLSLEQALDLPEELLGEIQDAFLDGEGELPPVAEIIEQFAGQVDPGVLYCVRAALQAEFEA from the coding sequence ATGCTTGATCAGGCGCAACGCATCCTTAAAGACGTATTCGGCTACGACAGCTTTCGTGGTCGTCAGGGCGCCATTATCGAGCGTGTTGCCAGCGGCGGTGATGCACTGGTACTGATGCCCACAGGAGGCGGTAAGTCCCTGTGTTTTCAAGTCCCGGCTTTGCTGCGTGATGGGTTGGCGGTGGTGGTGTCGCCGCTGATTGCATTGATGGAAGACCAAGTCGCGACCTTGAATGAGCTGGGCGTGGCGGCGGTGGCGCTGAACTCCAGCCTCAGTACGGAAGAACAGATTGAGATCGCCGGACGCATTCGTCGTGGTGAAATCAAATTGCTTTACGTGGCGCCGGAGCGTCTGGTTCAGCCACGAATGCTGAGCTTTCTGGAAGGGCTGGAGATTGCCCTGTTTGCCATTGATGAAGCCCACTGCGTATCACAATGGGGGCATGACTTCCGCCCAGAGTATTTGCAGCTTGGTCAGCTCGCTGAGCTGTTTCCGGATGTACCGCGCATCGCCCTGACGGCCACAGCGGACATGCGTACCCGTGAAGAGATCGTCCAACGTTTACATCTGCAATCAGCGGAGCGCTTTCTTTCCAGCTTTGATCGGCCCAATATCTTTTACCGCATTGTCCCCAAAGAGCAGCCACGTAAACAGTTACTGAGCTTCCTCACTCCGCGTAAAGGGGATGCTGGCATCATCTATTGTCTGTCGCGTAAGAAAGTCGAGGAAGTGGCCAGTTTCCTCTGCGATCAGGGCTTTCCTGCATTGCCTTATCACGCAGGGCTCAGCAACGATCTGCGGGCCTATCACCAGAGGCGCTTCCTCAATGAGGAAGGCTTGATCATGGTGGCAACCATTGCCTTTGGCATGGGCATCGACAAACCCAACGTGCGCTTTGTTGCCCACATGGATTTGCCAAAATCGCTTGAAGCCTACTATCAGGAAACCGGCCGGGCCGGGCGTGATGGTCTTCCGGCGGATGCTTGGATGACCTATGGCTTGCAGGATGTGATCTTCCTCAAGCAGATGCTCAATAACTCTGAAGGTGACGAGCGCCACAAGCGTATTGAACAGCACAAGCTGGATGCCATGCTGGCGTTGTGTGAGGAAACCCGCTGTCGGCGCCAGGCGCTGCTGAAGTACTTCGATGAAGAACTGGAAAAGCCTTGCGGGCACTGTGACAACTGTGTGGATGCCATCCAGACCTGGGATGCGACCGAACCGGCGCGGCAGGCGCTGTCGGCAATCTATCGAACAGGCCAGCGCTTCGGCGTGGGGCATTTAGTGGATGTCTTGCAAGGCCGTGAAAACGATAAGGTGCGCGATCTTGGCCACCAGCACCTGAGTGTGTTCGGCATCGGCAAATCCATGAATGATGGCGAGTGGCGCTCCTTGTTCCGGCAGTTGGTTTCAAGGGGATTGGTGGAGTTGGATCTGGAAGGCTTTGGTGGCCTGCGTTTGTCAGACTCCTGTCGTCCACTACTCAAGGGTGAGGTCAGCCTGCAATTGCGCAGGGACCTCAAGCCTCAGCAAAGTGCGAAGGCTTCAGGCAGCGCAGCGAGCCAGCTGGTTCGCAGTGATGAGAAAACCCTGTGGGAAGCACTGCGTACTCTCCGGCGTAAGCTGGCTGAAGAGCACAGCGTGCCGCCTTATGTGATCTTCCCTGATGCCACTCTGCTGGAAATGCTGCGTAGCAAACCCTCGACACTGCCCGAGATGGCTCAGGTGAGCGGCGTTGGTGCGCGTAAGCTTGAGCGCTATGGCGAAGCTTTCCTCGAAGTACTTAACGGTGGTGAGGAAACGCCAAGAGCAGTGGCTGATCTGCGCCACGAACTGGTCAGTCTGGCCCGCGCCGGGATGACCCCGGCGCAAATCGCCAGCCAGCTAAGTTGCACCGAGAAGTCGGTGTACAGCATGCTCGCTGACGCGATTGGTCGCCAACAGTTGTCCTTGGAGCAAGCACTGGATCTGCCTGAGGAGCTGCTTGGGGAAATTCAGGATGCCTTCCTTGATGGCGAAGGGGAGCTGCCCCCAGTGGCTGAGATTATCGAGCAGTTCGCCGGCCAGGTTGACCCAGGTGTTCTGTACTGTGTGCGGGCTGCTTTACAGGCCGAGTTCGAGGCTTGA
- a CDS encoding MarR family transcriptional regulator: MSHTDQHRFAMQVAQLSRSWRAELDRRLVSLGLSQARWLVLLHLGRFEELPTQRELAQSVGVEGPTLARLLDSLEAQGLVTRLAVPEDRRAKKVALCPEARPLIEQIEAISAQLRKEVFAGIDEEDLRRAQSVHAQVLRNLEKR, from the coding sequence ATGTCGCACACTGATCAACACCGTTTTGCTATGCAAGTTGCACAACTCTCCCGCTCATGGCGAGCAGAGCTGGACCGTCGCCTGGTTAGCTTGGGGTTATCTCAAGCGCGTTGGCTGGTTCTTTTGCATTTGGGGCGTTTTGAAGAGTTGCCCACTCAACGTGAGTTGGCTCAGAGCGTGGGCGTCGAAGGGCCTACACTGGCACGCTTGCTTGACAGTCTAGAAGCCCAAGGGCTGGTGACTCGTTTGGCTGTCCCGGAGGATCGCCGGGCGAAGAAGGTCGCGTTGTGCCCTGAAGCCCGCCCATTGATTGAGCAGATCGAAGCGATCTCGGCTCAGCTGCGTAAAGAAGTCTTTGCGGGTATTGATGAAGAAGATTTGCGCCGCGCCCAGTCTGTACACGCTCAGGTACTGAGAAATCTGGAAAAGCGTTAA
- a CDS encoding MFS transporter yields the protein MANDLQSLQLRFGKHYPQWLLAVLIMGSMTMVLSSTSINVALPAIMRDFAIGRPVAQWLFTGYLAAMTAGLLVSSWAHGRFGARLTAQFGLLLFVVSSLLALLAQDVWQLIAVRIVQGACAGIVQPLATVLIFRTFAEGGRGMALGLYSLGIMMAPSLGPGVAGYLVDHFGWEGIFWMPLPLCLLAFLAGHWLLPSQPDMNKPSFDGQAFVWLSIALFAGLGFCSEVQRFPLHELQVWLPGLVAIVSVALFVRRNRRSPAPLLPMHLWRHPGFRSASWVALALGFGLYGSTYLIPLYLQMAEGFSAGDAGLLLLPAGLLMGVASFVGGLLSDRWSASLLLSLGLLAFALSAAGLALISPGASFLVLCLWACLGRSGLALMLPALSTGSLDMLEPEELSQGTGAITFVRQLGGAFGVNLMTFFLEWRHSAEGADQLAELAAFKQTFWLVTALFLLAILAARGVRLTRS from the coding sequence ATGGCTAATGATCTGCAAAGCTTGCAGCTACGTTTTGGCAAGCATTACCCGCAGTGGTTATTAGCGGTGCTGATCATGGGCAGTATGACCATGGTGTTGTCTTCCACCAGCATCAACGTGGCACTGCCCGCAATCATGAGGGATTTTGCCATTGGCCGCCCGGTCGCTCAGTGGCTGTTCACCGGATACCTTGCTGCCATGACGGCGGGCCTGTTGGTGAGTTCATGGGCCCATGGCCGCTTTGGCGCAAGACTAACCGCCCAGTTTGGCCTTTTACTGTTTGTTGTCAGCTCTCTCTTAGCTCTGCTGGCGCAGGATGTCTGGCAGCTGATCGCGGTACGCATCGTTCAGGGTGCGTGCGCAGGCATTGTCCAACCTTTAGCCACCGTGCTGATCTTCCGTACCTTCGCCGAAGGCGGGCGGGGAATGGCATTGGGCCTGTATAGCTTGGGCATCATGATGGCGCCTTCCTTAGGGCCAGGAGTTGCAGGTTATTTAGTAGACCATTTTGGCTGGGAGGGCATTTTTTGGATGCCTTTGCCGCTGTGTCTGCTGGCATTTTTGGCTGGTCACTGGCTGCTCCCTAGCCAGCCGGATATGAATAAACCCTCATTCGATGGGCAAGCTTTTGTCTGGCTAAGCATCGCTCTTTTTGCCGGGCTAGGGTTTTGCAGTGAAGTGCAGCGTTTCCCATTGCATGAACTGCAGGTGTGGTTACCAGGCCTTGTTGCCATTGTGTCAGTGGCATTGTTTGTGAGACGCAATCGTCGTTCGCCAGCTCCGCTGTTGCCTATGCACCTCTGGCGCCACCCTGGTTTTCGCAGTGCTAGCTGGGTCGCCTTGGCGCTGGGCTTTGGTCTGTACGGCTCGACCTATTTGATACCGCTTTATTTGCAGATGGCAGAAGGCTTTAGTGCTGGGGATGCAGGCCTACTGCTTCTGCCAGCAGGGTTGTTGATGGGTGTCGCGTCGTTTGTGGGGGGATTACTTAGTGATCGCTGGTCTGCCTCATTGTTACTTAGCTTGGGATTATTGGCATTTGCCCTTTCAGCTGCTGGGCTGGCGCTGATCTCGCCGGGTGCCTCCTTTCTGGTGCTGTGCCTCTGGGCTTGCCTCGGGCGTAGTGGCCTGGCACTCATGCTGCCTGCGCTGAGCACAGGGTCTCTGGATATGCTGGAGCCTGAAGAGTTGTCTCAGGGTACCGGAGCTATCACGTTTGTCCGGCAATTGGGTGGCGCGTTTGGGGTCAATTTGATGACCTTCTTTTTGGAGTGGCGCCACAGTGCCGAAGGGGCAGATCAGTTGGCTGAACTCGCCGCCTTTAAGCAAACGTTCTGGCTGGTTACTGCGCTATTTTTGCTGGCGATACTGGCCGCTCGTGGTGTCCGATTGACAAGAAGCTGA
- a CDS encoding FimV/HubP family polar landmark protein: MNLPIAILLGVVHGTFPYALFERLTDDLLPDASVATEEIKGVPPGAISMEKVRHLLIGLASSSVLYSGFASALGLGDITLNSALSQPLDAEIKLINTGDLADNDIRVRLAPSEVFSRAGVDRLTFFNDLRFTPVFKGENSVIRVVSSQPVSEPYLNFIIEVERPTGQLYREYTVLLDPPGSSAYQSVSAVQSVSAAQTAAPAPRIAPAPAVMPKAEQGKGYSVVSGDSLWKIASRHAPSPNAVPSLMADIHALNPQAFVGGDMNRLRAGVQLRMPDRAQMPDTVPAPVATVPAQVAQESVTEPVEQIQGVEASAPVQAMDEANATAAVDPLLAEQVAQAAAQQLAQAEQTQKLQENLSTLASQVQQLQEQMTARDQQIALLQAELAEREKSAAAPQPAVAEPVAATTAQGAAAERNWVGGVAGLLGLLMAGVLALLWRRNRTTKPAPVAAQSVALSAAGSAAISPVYVRASQSDTEATAAARQAAPDADPMQTANVYIAYGHYREAAATLNQAWEADPQRGDIGFRYLEVLAELGDAQRYLELEPLVRATGFSAVRLDELKASHAQLFAEQPANLLADVELDDPAPKSVLAEAPDSPLNLDDFTLNADWDAVNPFAAEAPAKIQPVQHTAEIFDLADSRDARSPFAQTMLVEEAGHGTWKDDLSAELLELDLNLQDDEFESSVKGNIAKLNIAQAFIDQGNIDGACQVLNEIILEGDEAEQKEARDLLARIA; encoded by the coding sequence TTGAATCTGCCAATTGCAATTCTGCTCGGGGTTGTACATGGAACGTTTCCCTACGCATTGTTTGAGCGCCTGACTGACGATCTATTGCCGGATGCATCTGTTGCTACAGAAGAGATCAAGGGCGTTCCACCGGGAGCGATTTCAATGGAAAAGGTTCGTCATCTACTGATTGGCCTGGCGTCCAGCTCAGTCCTCTACTCCGGCTTTGCGTCAGCATTGGGGTTGGGGGACATCACCCTGAACTCAGCGTTGAGTCAGCCGTTGGATGCCGAGATCAAGCTGATTAATACAGGTGATCTCGCCGACAATGACATACGTGTGCGTCTGGCACCTTCTGAGGTATTCAGTCGCGCTGGCGTAGACCGCTTAACGTTTTTCAACGATCTGCGCTTCACCCCGGTATTTAAAGGCGAGAACAGCGTGATTCGTGTGGTTTCGAGTCAGCCTGTAAGTGAGCCTTATCTGAATTTTATTATCGAGGTCGAGCGCCCGACTGGGCAGCTGTACCGCGAGTACACGGTCCTGCTCGACCCGCCAGGTTCTTCAGCTTACCAAAGCGTTTCTGCGGTGCAGTCCGTTTCTGCGGCGCAAACTGCAGCCCCAGCGCCGCGAATCGCGCCTGCACCTGCGGTCATGCCAAAGGCTGAACAAGGCAAGGGGTATAGCGTTGTCAGTGGTGATAGCCTCTGGAAGATCGCTTCACGCCACGCGCCTTCACCCAATGCCGTGCCTTCTTTGATGGCTGACATCCATGCACTCAACCCACAAGCCTTTGTAGGTGGTGACATGAACCGCCTACGAGCGGGTGTGCAGTTGCGAATGCCTGATCGTGCGCAGATGCCTGACACTGTTCCGGCCCCAGTGGCAACTGTGCCAGCTCAGGTTGCTCAGGAGTCGGTCACTGAGCCAGTTGAACAGATTCAAGGTGTTGAGGCGTCAGCGCCTGTGCAGGCTATGGATGAAGCCAATGCTACAGCTGCCGTTGATCCTCTGTTGGCTGAGCAGGTTGCACAGGCTGCAGCACAGCAGTTGGCCCAGGCCGAGCAGACCCAGAAGCTTCAAGAAAACCTGAGTACTCTGGCAAGTCAGGTCCAGCAGTTACAAGAGCAAATGACAGCACGGGATCAGCAGATTGCTCTTCTCCAAGCTGAGTTGGCCGAACGTGAGAAAAGTGCAGCTGCTCCTCAGCCTGCAGTAGCAGAGCCTGTAGCTGCAACGACTGCTCAGGGCGCAGCGGCAGAGCGCAATTGGGTGGGCGGGGTAGCCGGTCTGTTGGGGCTCCTGATGGCGGGCGTCTTGGCGTTGCTGTGGCGTCGTAATCGCACGACCAAACCTGCTCCTGTAGCGGCTCAGAGCGTAGCGTTGAGCGCTGCTGGCTCGGCTGCTATTAGCCCTGTGTATGTCCGAGCATCGCAATCTGACACCGAAGCCACGGCTGCTGCCCGGCAGGCTGCGCCGGACGCTGATCCTATGCAGACGGCTAACGTGTATATCGCCTACGGGCACTACCGGGAGGCTGCGGCCACCTTGAATCAGGCCTGGGAGGCTGATCCGCAACGCGGTGATATTGGTTTCCGTTATCTGGAAGTTCTGGCTGAGTTAGGTGACGCTCAGCGTTATTTGGAGCTGGAGCCATTGGTACGTGCAACGGGCTTTAGTGCTGTGCGCCTTGATGAGCTTAAGGCCAGCCATGCTCAATTGTTTGCCGAGCAGCCGGCTAATTTGTTGGCTGATGTAGAGCTGGATGATCCGGCCCCGAAATCCGTTCTGGCAGAAGCGCCTGATAGCCCGCTTAATCTGGATGACTTTACCCTTAATGCCGATTGGGATGCGGTCAATCCATTTGCGGCAGAGGCTCCGGCTAAGATCCAGCCGGTACAACACACCGCAGAAATTTTCGATTTGGCAGACAGCCGTGACGCACGCAGTCCATTCGCACAAACCATGCTAGTTGAAGAGGCCGGTCACGGTACCTGGAAAGATGACCTGAGTGCTGAGTTGTTGGAGCTGGATCTGAATCTTCAGGACGACGAGTTTGAATCGTCAGTGAAGGGCAATATCGCCAAGCTGAACATAGCTCAAGCCTTTATCGACCAAGGCAACATTGACGGCGCATGTCAGGTGCTCAATGAAATCATCCTTGAGGGTGATGAGGCTGAGCAGAAGGAGGCGAGGGATCTGCTGGCACGTATCGCCTGA
- a CDS encoding SelT/SelW/SelH family protein has translation MSNPKAEVVITYCTQCQWLLRAAWLAQELLSTFSDDLARVSLEPATGGTFRITCDGVQIWERKADGGFPEAKVLKQRVRDVIDPQRDLGHNDRPRT, from the coding sequence ATGTCTAATCCTAAAGCTGAGGTGGTCATCACCTATTGCACCCAATGCCAGTGGCTGTTGCGTGCTGCTTGGTTGGCACAAGAGCTGTTGTCGACCTTCTCCGATGATCTGGCTCGGGTCAGCCTGGAGCCCGCTACTGGCGGAACCTTCAGAATCACCTGTGATGGTGTGCAGATATGGGAGCGTAAGGCCGATGGCGGTTTCCCTGAAGCCAAAGTGCTGAAACAGCGAGTGCGCGATGTCATCGATCCGCAGCGCGACCTCGGCCACAACGACCGGCCACGGACCTAA